One Phoenix dactylifera cultivar Barhee BC4 chromosome 8, palm_55x_up_171113_PBpolish2nd_filt_p, whole genome shotgun sequence genomic window carries:
- the LOC103707731 gene encoding putative phosphatidylglycerol/phosphatidylinositol transfer protein DDB_G0282107 yields MLLLAFTLPRQHAKRCAPGFKILFSDLACYILSLSIRQSPSTGRAMEGRGGFHFPLVVAAACLLLLLPPPAHANPEAVEYCDKKADYAVKVTGVEITPDPVVRGKPATFRISATTGVSISKGKLVLDVKYLGMHIHKETRDLCKETSCPVSIGDFMLSHDEILPSYAPPGSYTLIMRMVGENGSQLTCINFDFSIGFMSQVADN; encoded by the exons ATGTTGTTGCTAGCTTTTACTTTGCCTCGTCAACACGCAAAGCGATGTGCGCCCGGCTTTAAGATTCTCTTCTCTGATCTGGCGTGttatattctctctctttccattCGCCAATCTCCATCCACCGGGAGAGCCATGGAGGGACGCGGAGGGTTCCATTTCCCCCTCGTTGTGGCAGCGgcgtgcctcctcctcctcctccctccgccTGCCCACGCCAACCCTGAAGCCGTCGAGTACTGCG ATAAGAAAGCCGACTATGCTGTCAAGGTCACGGGGGTAGAGATTACTCCCGACCCGGTTGTGCGAGGCAAGCCAGCTACATTCAGAATCTCAGCAACTACCG GAGTTTCCATATCCAAGGGGAAATTGGTTCTTGATGTCAAATACTTGGGGATGCATATTCACAAAGAGACTCGTGACCTTTGCAAAGAGACATCTTGCCCAGTATCAATTGGTGATTTCATGTTATCCCATGACGAGATACTTCCATCATACGCTCCACCA GGCTCTTACACACTTATCATGAGGATGGTTGGAGAGAATGGTAGCCAGTTGACATGCATCAACTTTGATTTTAGTATTGGATTCATGTCCCAAGTTGCTGATAACTGA
- the LOC103707740 gene encoding ervatamin-B-like gives MSDAACRGSCVSLSKTVHIPATMAALKLLLTTRLVVAFFALTLITSCSGDQPTLDPMRQRYERWLARYGRTYKDGSEKERRFEVYQSNVQLIDKFNAISQGYKLTDNKFADLTSEEFRTKYMCLSNSRQSSPKAEIPNSGRLKRENNFAADHEDETVLPPSVDWRKKGAVTNVKDQGQCGSCWAFSAVAAVEGVNQIRTGQLVPLSEQELVDCDTNGVNSGCSGGFMNQAFDFVRRNHGLTSEMNYPYDGKQGQCQTTKLSDHVGTISGYRNVTASCEQCLLQAVAGQPVSAAIDAGGFAFQFYSEGVFTGPCGMNLNHGVTVVGYETAGEERYWMVKNSWGTDWGEQGYIRMGLGIPDEQGLCGIAMLASYPLK, from the exons ATGTCTGATGCTGCTTGTCGAGGTTCTTGCGTCTCTCTCAGCAAAACAGTCCATATTCCTGCGACCATGGCCGCTCTCAAGTTGCTGCTGACCACCCGCCTGGTCGTAGCATTCTTTGCATTAACTCTGATCACCTCCTGCTCCGGAGATCAACCTACCTTAGATCCTATGAGACAGCGTTATGAGCGATGGCTTGCTCGTTATGGTCGAACCTACAAGGATGGGAGTGAGAAGGAACGACGGTTCGAGGTTTACCAAAGCAACGTCCAGCTCATTGACAAATTCAACGCCATCAGCCAAGGGTATAAGCTCACAGACAATAAATTTGCAGACCTAACGAGCGAGGAGTTCAGGACCAAGTACATGTGCCTGAGCAATAGTCGTCAAAGCTCGCCGAAG GCAGAGATACCGAACTCGGGCAGACTGAAGAGAGAGAACAACTTTGCAGCAGATCACGAGGATGAGACTGTGCTGCCTCCTAGTGTAGATTGGCGGAAGAAAGGAGCAGTCACCAATGTCAAAGACCAAGGCCAATGCG GATCTTGTTGGGCCTTCTCTGCGGTGGCAGCTGTGGAGGGCGTCAACCAAATTAGGACAGGCCAATTAGTCCCCTTGTCGGAGCAGGAGCTGGTGGATTGCGACACGAACGGTGTAAACAGCGGCTGCAGCGGGGGATTCATGAACCAGGCCTTTGACTTCGTCCGGCGGAACCATGGCTTGACCTCTGAAATGAACTACCCTTACGATGGCAAGCAAGGTCAATGCCAGACGACGAAGCTCTCTGACCATGTCGGAACCATCAGTGGGTACAGAAACGTGACAGCCAGCTGCGAGCAGTGTCTGCTGCAAGCAGTTGCCGGCCAGCCGGTTTCTGCTGCCATCGATGCCGGTGGGTTTGCTTTTCAGTTCTACTCCGAGGGTGTCTTCACCGGCCCCTGCGGGATGAACCTCAACCATGGAGTGACCGTGGTTGGCTACGAAACCGCCGGCGAGGAGAGGTACTGGATGGTGAAGAATTCATGGGGCACCGACTGGGGGGAGCAGGGTTACATTAGGATGGGACTTGGCATCCCCGATGAGCAAGGGTTGTGTGGAATTGCTATGCTGGCTTCTTATCCTCTCAAGTAG
- the LOC103707750 gene encoding inositol 3-kinase: MVRSEEGDGQVPRPGARAALVVGNYCHDVLFRDGRLVGETLGGAASFVSNVLDALSPSSPNSPSHRYVAKVGPDFAYAVVVAHPPLVSPSSSPTTLFHAHFPSQSQGPSGYHGDRVLRRVRACDPILPSDLPGDAARFDFGLAAGVAGEIPPDTLERMLDLCRILLVDVQGLIRSFDPADGTVGLVPLRDTGFARLLPRIGFLKASAQEAPFMDIEEARKSCCVIVTEGKDGCRVYWKERELHVPPFPADQIDPTGAGDSFLGGFVAGLVWGLTVPDAALLGNFFGSLTVGQIGVPKFDRRMLQYVKQELERRTMQCDGLCGRHLTVDLKSGLHEKFHASLVEAARFICTDCSAEFSDGQDDKCQ, encoded by the exons ATGGTGCGCAGCGAGGAAGGGGATGGACAAGTTCCGCGGCCGGGGGCGAGGGCCGCCTTGGTCGTCGGCAACTACTGCCACGACGTCCTCTTCCGCGATGGCCGGCTCGTTGGCGAGACCCTCGGCGGTGCCGCCTCCTTCGTCTCCAACGTCCTCGATGCCCTCTCTCCCTCGTCGCCCAACTCCCCCTCCCACCGCTACGTCGCCAAAGTCGGCCCTGATTTCGCGTACGCCGTTGTCGTCGCCCACCCTCCCCTcgtctccccctcctcctccccgaCCACCCTATTCCACGCCCACTTCCCCTCCCAATCCCAGGGCCCATCGGGATATCATGGCGACCGCGTCCTCCGGCGGGTCCGCGCCTGCGATCCGATCCTCCCCTCCGACCTCCCGGGCGACGCTGCCCGCTTTGACTTCGGCCTGGCCGCCGGCGTCGCGGGGGAGATCCCGCCAGATACCCTGGAACGGATGCTCGACCTCTGCCGCATCCTGCTGGTGGACGTCCAGGGGCTGATCCGCTCCTTCGACCCGGCCGACGGCACCGTTGGGCTCGTCCCCCTCCGCGACACCGGCTTCGCTCGCCTCCTCCCGCGGATCGGGTTCCTCAAGGCCTCCGCCCAGGAGGCCCCCTTCATGGACATCGAGGAGGCCCGCAAGTCGTGCTGCGTCATCGTCACCGAGGGGAAGGACGGGTGCCGGGTCTACTGGAAGGAGCGGGAGCTGCACGTGCCCCCGTTCCCGGCCGACCAGATCGATCCGACGGGCGCCGGGGACAGCTTCTTGGGGGGCTTCGTCGCCGGGCTCGTCTGGGGGTTGACGGTGCCGGACGCCGCGCTCCTGGGAAACTTCTTCGGCTCCCTGACTGTGGGCCAGATTGGCGTGCCAAAGTTTGATCGGAGGATGTTGCAG TATGTTAAGCAAGAATTAGAGAGGAGAACAATGCAATGTGATGGCTTATGTGGGAGACATCTGACAGTGGATCTGAAGTCAGGCTTGCATGAGAAGTTCCATGCATCCCTTGTTGAAGCTGCAAGGTTCATATGCACTGACTGCTCAGCTGAGTTTAGTGATGGTCAAGATGACAAGTGCCAATAG